The sequence below is a genomic window from Actinomycetes bacterium.
TCTGGGCCGAGGAGAAGGCGGCCTTCCTCACCTGGTACTGCCAGCACCCGGTGTACCGGCTGCGTGCCCGCTACGGGCTCAAGGCCGACACCGCGAACCTGACAGCGGCCGAGGTCGACCGGCTGGCCCGCCAGTACCCCGTCTTCCGACTCGAGCCGGTGGGGCGCTCCCGGCCAAGGCGAGCAGGCGGACGCATCGCGACAGGCATCCGCGCCACCGCCACTACCGGGCGCCCTGCTCGACTACGCCGCCCGCACGCTCTATGCCAACCTGACCGGCAACGCTGTTGAGCACGGCATGTTCCGCAGCCTCGCCCACCTGTTCTGGCTCACCAGCCCCGACCAGGCCCGGATCATCAACTGGCTGCTCCTCATTGCCCGGACCGCGCGTCAGCACGCTGCCCAGCCGACTACTCCCACCCGCCTCCGCCCAGTTCCGGAACGAGAGCTTGCAAGACAGCAAGCGGTCGCCTTGCTCAGCATGCCTGCCGATCAGTCAGGCGAAAGCGACAACCTTCACCCTGCACTTGGTGACACGTTTGAGGAAGTCGAGGACTGTGCTTGCCATGCTCGGGATGCTACCGGACCGACCTGCGCGACGGTTGGTAGAGGTTCATCCAGGGCGACCACTTCCCTCGTTGGCAAGCGCACGTCGCGTCTGGAAGCGTCGAGGCTTCAACAGCCCCCTTGCCGAGAGCGAGGACCCAGCTGACGACGGAGCACGTCGAGTATCCCCCAAAACAGCGATGGACAGACCAGTCGGATGGCGTCCATGCTTCACCGTGGGGAAAGGGGGGTGATTTCATGAAGCGCAAGCTCGCTGCGCTGCTGCTCGCGGTCGCGTTGAGCCTGGTCGCCGCCCCGGCGTTTGCTGATGCCGGGGGTGGTCCGGGCAGCAACCACGGGTGTCCGGGACATCAGCCGCCACCGCCGCCAGGCGGAGGTTGCGGCAAGTAGCGACGAAAGGACGACGCCCGTTCGGTCCTTTCCTAGCTCTGGCCATAGCGAAGAGCCCGCGCCTTGCGAGGCGTGGGCTCTGCTATCGCTGCACGGAGCCACACCCGGCCGGCTGCCTCGTCACTGTGCCGGCCGAGGGTGACCTTGAAGAACAAAGAGCAACGTCTCACCAGGCAGTGACCTCTGCTGTGTGAAAGCGCGCTCTCAGGGGTTTCGCGTCCCAGGTGAATCGCTGTGATACGGCCGCTGACCTCTAGGTTTGTTGTCTCCTGCTGTCCTTCACTGTCCTTCACTGTCCTCCAGGTTCCGCCGGTCCGCGGCCCCACAGCATATGAGGCGCTCCTTCCCTTGGAGCGTACGACAGCGCAGGGTCGATCCGGACGACCAACAGCACTACTGGTATCACGAGGCTCTGGAACGAGCAGGGGATGCAGGAGCGGAAGACGCTCGCAGGCCGTCAGACGAAACCGCAGGCAGGGACGGGTGGGGGGCTTCATCGACTCCCGCCCGGACCGGTATCTCAACGCAACTTCCGCACCGGGAATCGAGGCTAACGGCGGCCGCGGCGTAGCGCAGCCGCGGCGACATGGTCGCCGGCGGCGCGCCTACGGGCGCTCCTCGGGTCGCCGGCCCTCGGCCAGCTCGGCCAGGGCATCCCGGTCCAGCAGGTCCTCGGGCACCACCGCGACGCGGCAGGCGGTCATCGCCCGCAGGGTCGCGGTGCGCCGCCCGGCGGGGGCCTGGCGGCCCTGGCGGCGGGTGGCGATGATCCCCTCGACCCCGCGCAGCCGTGGCTCAACCTGGCGGAACCGCGCGACGGGCAGCTCGGCCACGGTTCGCGCCGCGGTCGAGGGGGCCAAGCGCTCGTCCAGCCTGGCGGCCAGCCGCTCCGGGCTGGCGCCGAGCATCTCGGCCAGCGTGGCGAGCAGCTTGGCCCGGTCGCGCACGCGCGCGGGTACCACGCCGACGACCATGCGGTCGTGCTCGAGCACGGCCATCTCGCCCACGATCGCTCCCGGCCCGACCTCGCTGACGACTTCGCCGTCCACCTCGACCGCGAGCGCGCCCTCGAACAGCAGGAACAGCTCGCGGCCTGGCTCACCCTGCTCCACCAGGGTGGCACCGCGTTTGAGTCGGCGGAACGTCGGCCGCGCCTCGACCACCAGGCGGGACAGCCGTCGCTCCAGGACGGTCTCAACTGCGGTCACCAGCGTCGGCGCCTCGGCCTCACCCCACGGGGTGTGCCGTCCCGAGCTGCCCCGCAGCCAACCGGTGAAGTCGATCAGCCCGGTCTTGGCGGCAAGCGTGCCGGTGTGGTCGTAGACCCAGTGGCGGGGGAACGGGCTTGCGCCCACCACCTCGTGCTGCGATGAGCCGTCGGCGCCGATGGTCAGCGCCAGCGTCGTCCACACCGTAGGCGCGACGAGCTGCACGAACGGCCGCCGGTGGACGCGATGCGGCAGTGGCACCCCGCTCCGCCCCCCGGTGGTCTGCACGAACCGGACCGAGGTGGGACCCGCGTCCGGGCGCGGGCGCAGGTCGGGCAGGGCGACGGCCGGGAACATGACCTGCCGTGGCCCAGCCCAGAGCATGGTCTGGCCGGTGCGTCCCGCACCGAGCTGGCCGTACCCGACGATGCGCCCGCCATCCACCTCGATCCAGGCGCGCAGCTCGTTGGCGAAGCGGACCGCGTCGGCGGCGAGCAGCTCGTCGAGGTCGTCGAGCCGGTCGGGTGGCGGCAGGTCCCACTGGGCCAGTCCCAGGTCGACGGCGAGCTTCCGGATGCCTTCCATCGCATCCAGAGGGATCCAGGACACCGAGGTGACTGACGACTCGATCCGTTCCATTGCAGCTTCTCCAGGTCCCCACGGGACCCCACCCGGGTAATCCTAGCCACCCTCGGGCGCGTTGTCGGCTCGCGATTCGTCCAGAATCACCCCACGTGCCATCAGAGGGGAGGCGATCACGACGGGTACACCACCCACAAGGCCGGCCGGTCCACCCGGGCGCCGGCGCTGGCCCTCGCCGGGCTGGCTCCTCGCCGGGTTCGGTGTCGTGGCCGTGTTGCTTGCCGTGGTGCTGGTCGCCCCGCAGCTGCTGTACCCGCCGCTGACTGACCGGGAGCTCGACCGCCAGCATGTCACCGCAGGAGCACGCCCCCGACGTGCAGGCGGCCGTCACCGTGCTCGGCCGCGGCGGCTTCGCCGATGCCGTGTCCACATGGCTCGAGCTGCGCCGGGTCGATCTCCGCAAGCAGACCTCGCCAACGCCCGGCTCCAAGGGGTGACCCTCGCCGACGCGCGGCTCCAAGGCGCGGACCTCGCCAACGCACAGCTCCAACGGGCGAACCTCGAGGGTGCGCAGCTCCACGGCGCACGAGCCAACCGCGCGACGGGATGGCCGCGGGGTTTGACCCGCGAGCGGCCGGCGTGGCTGTCCCCAGCGACGAAGCCGAGCCCGACCGACACCCCGACTAACGGTAGTCTTCGGGAAGGCGTTCGGGCTGCGCCTCCGCCTCGTTGAGGCTGGCGTCGTCGAGTCGGCGCATGAGCAGGCTTGCGAGCCCGAGGTAGTCGAGCGCGCGCCGCTCATCCAACTCCTCGAAGCGGGCGTGCGCCTTAAGGTGCGCAGAGTTCGGCTCGTGCACGCGGTCTGATCTCTTGCACGTCAAGCATCGCAGAGGCTGCCATCTGGCCGTTGACCTGCGGCTCGATGCTCCGCTCGTGACCGTTGGAGACCGCTTCGACCCGATGCTCTGTGCCCCGGCTGTGCCCCGGGATTGGAACTATCGCGGATCTCAGCCTGGCCGGAACACAATGGCGCGTTGGAGCACTGCTCTCGGCCGGCGACCTGTGGTGGGGAGGCTCGAACGAGCCTGCTCGCAAAGCTGGTGTCTTGAGCAGGTCCGTCGTCCGGAACGGTCCCGAGACGCAGGCCGGCCACACTGGCACGTGATCCGCGAAGCTGGCAGGTGGCGGTGCCGGTGGTGTGCTGCTTGCAGCAGGGACCATGGCGGTGACCCCGGGCGTTCGACCGGCATCGGCGCGTCGATGGCCGGCAAGGCTGGCGTGGCTACAGTGGGGTCATGCGCTGCTCGGGAAGATCGTGGCCAAGGGGTAGTCGGCCTGGCGGTCCACCTGCGACGCCAGCCGATTTGTAGCAGGCTCCTGCGGGCAGGAGCCGAGTCGTAACCAGGCCGCGGGAGGAGGGGCCGTGGGGTCAGGGCGAGTGCCCGTGCCCCGCGGCCCCGCAAGCCCTGGTTCCCTGGTCGGACGCTAGCTGCAACGAAAGCGATGGCAACCAGGCCGCGCTTGCGAGCTCCAACGAGTTCTTCACGGCGCTGTTCAACGGTGT
It includes:
- a CDS encoding pentapeptide repeat-containing protein, which codes for MARAAPGRSPQADLANARLQGVTLADARLQGADLANAQLQRANLEGAQLHGARANRATGWPRGLTRERPAWLSPATKPSPTDTPTNGSLREGVRAAPPPR
- a CDS encoding cyclic nucleotide-binding domain-containing protein, coding for MERIESSVTSVSWIPLDAMEGIRKLAVDLGLAQWDLPPPDRLDDLDELLAADAVRFANELRAWIEVDGGRIVGYGQLGAGRTGQTMLWAGPRQVMFPAVALPDLRPRPDAGPTSVRFVQTTGGRSGVPLPHRVHRRPFVQLVAPTVWTTLALTIGADGSSQHEVVGASPFPRHWVYDHTGTLAAKTGLIDFTGWLRGSSGRHTPWGEAEAPTLVTAVETVLERRLSRLVVEARPTFRRLKRGATLVEQGEPGRELFLLFEGALAVEVDGEVVSEVGPGAIVGEMAVLEHDRMVVGVVPARVRDRAKLLATLAEMLGASPERLAARLDERLAPSTAARTVAELPVARFRQVEPRLRGVEGIIATRRQGRQAPAGRRTATLRAMTACRVAVVPEDLLDRDALAELAEGRRPEERP